GCAGCCGGTGGGCGAACGCGAGGTCGCCGCGCCCGCGCAGCTCGATGCCCTGATAGCCGAGGGCGGTGGCGAGGGCGTACTTCTGGATCAGGTCGGTGCCCGGCAGGAGCTGTTCCTGGCAGGCCAGCGCAATGGTGGTCATGAGAACCTCAACACCACTTGGAGGACGTCACCGGCGCCGCGGTCGAGCAGCGCGAGGGCGTCGGCGACCGCGCTGGCGTCGACGATGTGGCTGACCAGCGGCAACGGGTCGACGCTGCGCTCAGCCACCAGTTCCATGAAGGTCTGCGCCACCCGGTCGCCGGTCCACCGACCGGCCATGCTCGGCGCGGGGGTGGGTCCGGAGACCTGGGCGGCCACCAACTGGATGCGGTTGTGGTGGAACTCCTCGCCGAGGCCGAGCCCGTCGGCCTGGCCCTGGTAGAAACCGGCGGCCACGACGCGGCCGGCGTGTGCGGTGGACCGGATCGCCTCGTGCAGCGCCGGGTACGCCCCGGACAGCTCCAGGCAGACGTCCGCGCCCCGGCCGCCGGTGGCCCGGCGCAGTACGGCGGCGGCGGATTCGGCGCCGGCGTCCACTGCGGACCGGGCACCGTAGCGGGCGGCGTGCTCCAGCCGGTCGGGCATCCGGTCGACCGCCACGACCCGGGCGCCGGAGAGCACCGCGAGCCGGGTGGCGAGCAGCCCGATGACGCCCTGCCCGAAGACACCGACCCAGTCGCCGAGGTGCAGGTCGGCGGCGAGCACGGCGGTCAGCGCGATGGCGCCGGGCCGGGCGAAGACGGCGGCGAGCGGGTCCAGACCGGCGGGCAACGGGTGGACCACCTCGGCGGCCAGTACGGCCTCGGCGCGGTGCCCCCAGATGCCCCACACCAACTGGCCCCGCTGCCGGTCGGTGACCTCCGGGGCCACCTCGACGATCTCGCCGACCTCCTCGTAGCCGAAGCCGATCAGCGGGTAGGGCACCGGGGTCTGCCGGGGCACGAACATCCGGGCGGCGTCGTCCCAGTCCTTGCTGAGCCGTGGAT
The nucleotide sequence above comes from Micromonospora sp. NBC_00389. Encoded proteins:
- a CDS encoding zinc-binding dehydrogenase, translating into MGNWVVSLAGPRRISLEPCPPDQLGPGQVRVRTCYSGISAGTELTLYRGSNPRLSKDWDDAARMFVPRQTPVPYPLIGFGYEEVGEIVEVAPEVTDRQRGQLVWGIWGHRAEAVLAAEVVHPLPAGLDPLAAVFARPGAIALTAVLAADLHLGDWVGVFGQGVIGLLATRLAVLSGARVVAVDRMPDRLEHAARYGARSAVDAGAESAAAVLRRATGGRGADVCLELSGAYPALHEAIRSTAHAGRVVAAGFYQGQADGLGLGEEFHHNRIQLVAAQVSGPTPAPSMAGRWTGDRVAQTFMELVAERSVDPLPLVSHIVDASAVADALALLDRGAGDVLQVVLRFS